In Pseudomonas deceptionensis, a single window of DNA contains:
- a CDS encoding urease subunit alpha gives MPTISRKEYAGLFGPTTGDKIRLGDTNLFVEIEKDLRGYGDESVYGGGKSLRDGMGADNTLTRDNGVLDLVITNVTIIDAIQGVIKADVGIRDGKIAGIGKSGNPSTMDGVTPSLVVGVSTDAISGEHLILTAAGIDTHVHLISPQQAYHGLSNGITTFFGGGIGPTDGTNGTTVTAGPWNIRQMLRSLEGLPINVGMLGKGNSFGRDPLVEQLIAGVAGFKVHEDWGATSNALRHALRTADEFDVQVSVHTDSLNECGYVEDTIDAFEGRTIHTFHTEGAGGGHAPDIIKVASQSNVLPSSTNPTLPYGVNSQAELFDMIMVCHNLNPNVPADVSFAESRVRPETIAAENVLQDMGVISMFSSDSQAMGRVGENWLRVMQTAHAMKISRGKLPEDSPDNDNFRVLRYVAKITLNPAITQGVSHVLGSVEVGKMADLVLWDPRFFGAKPKMVIKGGMINWAAMGDPNASLPTPQPVFYRPMFGAQGKTLQDTCVTFVSQAAFDDGVKEKAGLDRQVMAVRNCRSISKKDLVRNDQTPHIDVDPETFAVKVDGVHATCKPIDVATMNQRYFFG, from the coding sequence ATACGCAGGGCTGTTCGGCCCGACCACGGGCGATAAAATCCGCCTGGGTGACACCAACCTGTTTGTCGAGATCGAAAAGGACTTGCGCGGCTACGGAGACGAGTCTGTATACGGCGGCGGTAAGTCACTGCGCGACGGCATGGGGGCCGACAACACCCTGACCCGCGACAACGGCGTACTGGACCTGGTGATCACCAACGTCACCATCATCGATGCGATCCAGGGCGTAATCAAAGCCGACGTCGGCATCCGTGACGGCAAGATTGCCGGTATCGGCAAAAGCGGCAACCCGAGCACTATGGATGGCGTGACCCCAAGCCTGGTGGTGGGTGTGAGCACCGACGCCATCTCCGGTGAGCATTTGATCCTGACCGCTGCCGGGATCGACACCCACGTTCACCTGATCTCGCCACAACAGGCCTATCACGGGCTGTCCAACGGCATCACCACCTTCTTTGGCGGCGGCATCGGCCCTACCGACGGCACCAACGGCACTACCGTGACCGCTGGCCCGTGGAATATTCGCCAGATGCTGCGCTCGCTGGAAGGGCTGCCGATCAACGTCGGCATGCTCGGCAAGGGCAACTCCTTTGGCCGCGATCCGCTGGTCGAGCAACTGATTGCCGGTGTTGCCGGTTTCAAGGTTCACGAGGACTGGGGCGCAACCTCCAACGCATTGCGCCATGCGCTGCGTACTGCCGACGAGTTTGACGTCCAGGTTTCGGTTCACACCGACAGCCTGAACGAATGCGGTTATGTCGAAGACACCATCGATGCCTTCGAAGGTCGCACCATTCACACCTTCCACACTGAAGGCGCCGGTGGCGGTCACGCCCCCGACATCATCAAGGTGGCGAGCCAGAGCAACGTGCTGCCGAGTTCGACCAACCCGACCCTGCCCTACGGCGTCAACAGCCAGGCCGAGTTGTTCGACATGATCATGGTCTGTCACAACCTCAACCCGAACGTACCGGCTGACGTGTCGTTTGCCGAAAGCCGGGTGCGCCCCGAAACCATCGCCGCCGAAAACGTGTTGCAGGACATGGGCGTGATTTCCATGTTTTCCAGTGACTCCCAGGCCATGGGCCGGGTCGGTGAAAACTGGCTGCGGGTGATGCAAACCGCCCACGCGATGAAAATCTCACGCGGCAAACTGCCGGAAGACAGCCCTGACAACGACAACTTCCGTGTGCTGCGTTACGTGGCCAAAATCACCCTCAACCCGGCCATTACCCAAGGCGTGAGCCACGTTCTGGGTTCGGTTGAAGTCGGCAAGATGGCCGATCTGGTGCTGTGGGATCCGCGCTTCTTCGGCGCCAAACCGAAGATGGTCATCAAGGGCGGCATGATCAACTGGGCCGCCATGGGCGACCCGAACGCGTCCCTGCCAACCCCGCAGCCAGTGTTCTACCGCCCGATGTTCGGGGCGCAGGGCAAGACCTTGCAGGACACCTGCGTGACCTTCGTGTCACAGGCCGCGTTTGATGACGGCGTCAAGGAGAAAGCCGGGCTGGACCGTCAGGTCATGGCGGTACGCAACTGCCGCAGCATCTCCAAGAAGGATCTGGTGCGCAACGACCAGACGCCGCACATTGACGTTGATCCGGAAACCTTCGCGGTGAAAGTCGACGGTGTGCACGCCACGTGCAAACCGATCGATGTCGCCACCATGAACCAGCGTTATTTCTTTGGCTAA
- the ureE gene encoding urease accessory protein UreE (involved in the assembly of the urease metallocenter; possible nickel donor) produces the protein MILIEHILGNAKKDPSWKQKLEGANVDLLVLDQREAQKSRCRRTSLGGLDLGISLERNVVLGDGDILLWDEATNTAVVVQLNLRDVMVIDLKELKQQPLDVLIKTSFELGHALGNQHWKAVTKHNEVYIPLTVETKMMDSVMRTHGFQHLPYAFVAGAEILPLLTTSEARLLFGGAEETDTHVHVASPQDKLEAAALKIQGVHSHDAHSHSHDNGHSFHSHKH, from the coding sequence GTGATTTTGATTGAACACATTCTGGGCAACGCCAAGAAAGATCCGAGCTGGAAGCAAAAACTCGAAGGCGCCAACGTCGACCTTCTGGTGCTGGACCAACGTGAAGCGCAAAAAAGCCGCTGCCGTCGCACCAGCCTCGGCGGGCTGGACCTGGGTATCTCGCTGGAGCGCAACGTGGTGCTCGGCGACGGGGATATCCTGCTGTGGGATGAGGCCACCAACACCGCCGTCGTGGTGCAACTCAACCTGCGCGACGTGATGGTGATTGACCTCAAGGAGCTTAAACAACAACCCCTGGACGTACTGATCAAGACCAGTTTCGAGCTGGGCCACGCCCTGGGCAACCAACACTGGAAAGCCGTGACCAAACACAACGAGGTGTATATCCCCCTCACGGTCGAAACCAAAATGATGGACTCGGTGATGCGCACCCACGGCTTTCAGCACCTGCCGTACGCCTTTGTCGCCGGCGCTGAAATCCTGCCTCTGCTCACCACCTCCGAGGCGCGCCTGCTGTTTGGCGGAGCCGAAGAAACCGACACCCACGTTCACGTCGCCAGCCCGCAAGACAAGCTGGAGGCTGCCGCCCTGAAGATCCAGGGCGTACACAGCCATGACGCGCACAGTCACAGTCACGACAACGGCCATTCGTTTCACAGCCATAAGCACTGA
- a CDS encoding urease accessory protein UreF — MNASDLIRIMQFGDSVLPVGAFSFSNGVESAIQKGIVHDVATLKGFVLTALKQAASCDGMGVVAAHRACVADDRDGILRADWAVNNRKLNEESRLMATRMGKKLAEMSIHVVEKPLVRWWLEQIKAGNAAGTYPVTQAVVMSTQGIGAREVVVMHQYGVAMTILSAAMRLMRVTHLDTQHILFELNHDIEAFCDIAEIGDIDQMSSYVPIVDVLAAVHVKAHVRLFMN, encoded by the coding sequence ATGAACGCATCAGATCTAATTCGCATCATGCAGTTTGGCGACTCCGTATTGCCAGTCGGTGCCTTTTCGTTCTCGAACGGCGTGGAATCCGCCATTCAGAAAGGCATCGTTCACGATGTCGCGACCCTCAAGGGCTTTGTGCTCACCGCGCTCAAACAAGCGGCCAGCTGTGATGGCATGGGCGTCGTCGCCGCTCACCGGGCATGCGTCGCCGATGACCGCGACGGGATTTTGCGCGCTGATTGGGCGGTCAATAACCGCAAGCTCAACGAAGAAAGCCGGTTGATGGCCACGCGCATGGGCAAAAAACTGGCCGAAATGTCGATCCATGTCGTCGAAAAACCCTTGGTGCGCTGGTGGCTGGAACAGATCAAGGCCGGCAACGCGGCAGGCACCTACCCCGTCACCCAGGCCGTGGTGATGTCGACCCAGGGCATCGGCGCCAGGGAGGTTGTGGTGATGCACCAGTACGGTGTCGCCATGACCATTCTCAGCGCCGCCATGCGCCTGATGCGGGTCACGCACCTTGACACCCAGCACATCCTGTTCGAGCTCAACCACGACATTGAAGCCTTCTGCGATATCGCCGAAATCGGTGATATCGATCAGATGTCCTCCTATGTGCCGATTGTCGATGTGCTTGCCGCCGTCCACGTGAAGGCCCACGTGCGGCTGTTTATGAACTGA
- the ureG gene encoding urease accessory protein UreG has translation MKKITRIGIGGPVGSGKTAIIEVITPILINRGYKPLIITNDIVTTEDAKQVKRTLKGILDEDKILGVETGACPHTAVREDPSMNIAAVEEMEEKFPDSDLIMIESGGDNLTLTFSPALADFYIYVIDVAEGEKIPRKNGPGLVQADILIINKIDLAPYVGASLDVMESDTKVVRGNRPYILTNCKTGQGIEELVDMIEHMFLFAQKPAVKSEVTA, from the coding sequence GTGAAAAAGATTACTCGCATTGGTATTGGCGGCCCGGTCGGTTCAGGTAAAACCGCGATCATCGAAGTGATCACTCCGATCCTGATCAACCGTGGCTACAAGCCGTTGATCATCACCAACGACATCGTGACCACCGAAGACGCCAAGCAGGTCAAGCGCACCCTCAAGGGGATCCTGGACGAAGACAAGATCCTGGGCGTCGAGACCGGTGCCTGCCCGCATACGGCGGTGCGTGAAGACCCGAGCATGAATATTGCAGCGGTCGAGGAAATGGAAGAGAAATTCCCCGACAGCGACCTGATCATGATTGAAAGCGGCGGCGACAACCTGACCCTGACCTTCAGCCCGGCACTGGCCGACTTCTACATCTACGTGATCGACGTGGCCGAAGGCGAAAAAATCCCGCGTAAAAACGGCCCGGGCCTGGTGCAGGCTGACATCCTGATCATCAACAAGATCGACCTTGCCCCCTATGTGGGCGCCAGCCTGGATGTGATGGAGAGCGACACCAAAGTGGTGCGCGGCAACCGCCCGTATATCCTGACCAACTGCAAGACCGGCCAGGGCATTGAAGAACTGGTGGACATGATCGAACACATGTTCCTGTTCGCACAGAAACCGGCGGTCAAAAGCGAGGTCACTGCATGA
- a CDS encoding urease accessory protein UreD: MTSQSLNIVNTPSRLRAHSLGTDAPELSQYQDEPPQMQSGVEGKSGYLRLGFEKRGNRSVLADMERRVPSLVQRALYWDEEMPELPCVTMISTSGCVLQGDRLATDVNVGVGACGHVTTQSATKVHSMNANYASQIQCLRVEENGYLEFMPDPLIPHRNARFITDTQIKIHPTATAIYCEILMSGRKYHHADERFGFDVYSSRVSAENLEGRELFVEKYILEPKKESLDAIGVMQTFDVFGNVVLLTPKEHHDRIVARIPALFDMPAGLASGVTRLPNDCGLIFKVLGNDSGEVKAQVREFWKVAREEILGLTLQPQFLWR, from the coding sequence ATGACATCGCAGAGCCTGAACATCGTGAACACCCCGTCACGGCTTCGCGCTCACTCATTAGGCACCGATGCGCCGGAGCTGTCGCAGTACCAGGACGAACCACCGCAAATGCAAAGCGGTGTCGAAGGCAAAAGCGGCTACCTGCGACTGGGCTTTGAAAAGCGCGGCAATCGCAGCGTACTGGCAGATATGGAGCGGCGTGTACCGTCGCTGGTGCAACGGGCATTGTACTGGGACGAAGAAATGCCCGAGCTGCCCTGCGTCACCATGATTTCGACCTCGGGCTGCGTGCTGCAGGGCGACCGTCTGGCCACTGACGTCAATGTCGGGGTGGGTGCCTGCGGGCACGTCACCACCCAGTCAGCGACCAAAGTGCATTCGATGAATGCCAACTATGCCTCGCAAATCCAGTGTTTGCGGGTCGAGGAAAACGGCTATCTGGAGTTCATGCCCGACCCGCTGATCCCCCATCGCAATGCGCGGTTCATCACCGACACCCAGATCAAGATCCACCCCACGGCGACGGCGATCTACTGCGAAATCCTGATGTCGGGGCGCAAGTACCACCATGCCGATGAGCGATTCGGCTTTGACGTGTACTCCTCACGGGTATCGGCCGAAAACCTTGAAGGCCGCGAGCTGTTTGTCGAGAAGTACATCCTGGAGCCAAAGAAGGAAAGCCTGGACGCCATTGGCGTGATGCAGACCTTCGACGTGTTCGGCAACGTGGTGCTGCTTACCCCCAAGGAGCATCACGACCGGATTGTGGCGCGCATTCCGGCGCTGTTCGACATGCCCGCGGGGCTGGCCAGCGGCGTCACCCGCCTGCCGAACGACTGCGGCCTGATCTTCAAGGTGCTGGGCAATGACAGCGGTGAGGTCAAGGCACAAGTCCGCGAGTTCTGGAAAGTCGCCCGCGAAGAAATTCTGGGCCTGACACTGCAGCCGCAGTTTCTCTGGCGGTAG
- the yut gene encoding urea transporter: MEAASKWTQVASGNVVLEFIDVTLRGCAQVMFQNNPLTGLLFFAAIFVGAYGEGNSAVAYGSVLGTAVATFTGRKLRDQTSWKAGLYGYNGCLVGAALPTFLDVTPVLWMCIILGSIVSVIVTICIADILKTWKVAALTAPFVLVTWTMLLASYAFGGLNTSALPVPNLPHDLVAYNSSLFDGIDLFKSTFYGISEVFLISTVIGSVLFLAGLAVSSLWAAVFALLGSLLAVLVAVVLQAEHASINNGMYAFSAVLTAIALGSTFNKPSWRVLTYTLIGVIFTVFVQGALNTLLAPVGIPTLTMPFVLASWLFLVPNKDVMPVHRQ, translated from the coding sequence ATGGAAGCTGCATCCAAGTGGACACAAGTGGCGAGCGGCAACGTCGTCCTTGAATTTATTGACGTCACGCTGCGTGGTTGTGCCCAGGTGATGTTCCAGAACAACCCCCTGACCGGACTGCTGTTTTTTGCCGCGATCTTTGTGGGCGCCTATGGCGAAGGCAACTCGGCGGTCGCCTATGGCAGCGTACTGGGGACCGCCGTAGCGACCTTTACTGGCCGAAAACTCAGAGACCAGACGTCATGGAAGGCCGGCCTGTACGGCTATAACGGCTGCCTCGTCGGCGCTGCCTTGCCCACGTTCCTGGATGTCACGCCCGTCCTGTGGATGTGCATCATCCTGGGCAGCATAGTCTCGGTGATCGTCACCATCTGCATCGCCGACATTCTGAAAACCTGGAAAGTCGCCGCCCTTACGGCGCCCTTTGTTCTGGTGACCTGGACCATGCTGCTGGCCAGCTATGCCTTTGGTGGCCTGAACACCAGCGCCCTGCCCGTGCCCAACCTGCCCCACGACCTGGTCGCGTACAACAGCAGCCTGTTTGACGGCATCGACCTGTTCAAAAGCACGTTTTACGGGATCTCCGAAGTGTTTCTGATCAGCACGGTGATCGGCAGCGTGCTGTTTCTGGCCGGGTTGGCAGTGTCGTCGTTGTGGGCCGCCGTATTCGCCCTGCTGGGCTCGCTGCTGGCGGTGCTGGTCGCCGTGGTCTTGCAGGCCGAGCACGCCAGCATCAACAACGGCATGTATGCATTCAGCGCCGTGCTGACCGCCATCGCCCTGGGTTCGACCTTCAACAAGCCCAGCTGGCGTGTGCTGACTTACACCCTTATCGGCGTGATCTTCACTGTATTTGTGCAGGGTGCCTTGAATACCCTATTGGCCCCGGTGGGTATCCCGACCCTGACCATGCCGTTTGTACTGGCCTCATGGTTATTCCTGGTGCCCAACAAAGATGTGATGCCGGTCCACCGCCAATAA
- a CDS encoding HoxN/HupN/NixA family nickel/cobalt transporter has translation MTAIAHPPANAQPSNTTRRAIYLLTGLLLANLLAWAWALMEFGNNPVLMGTALLAYGFGLRHAVDADHIAAIDNVTRKLMQQGQRPIAVGTWFSLGHSTIVVLASFAIAATAMAFKDDMQWFHETGGLIGTLVSSVFLLLFGLLNLVILISVYKKFKQVKAGHTLLPEELDLIATNKGGLMARIFGRVFNLVNKSWHMYPVGFLFGLGFDTATEIGLLGISATSASHGISLWSIMVFPVLFAVGMALIDSLDNFVMIGAYGWAFSKPVRKLYYNITITAASVVVALFIGGVEALGLIAEKLELTGGIWTPINAISENFGEIGYWIIGMFVLCWLISALNYYIRGYDQLAANR, from the coding sequence ATGACCGCGATTGCCCACCCCCCGGCCAACGCCCAACCGTCGAACACCACGCGGCGTGCCATCTATTTGCTGACCGGGCTGCTCCTGGCCAACCTTCTGGCCTGGGCCTGGGCTCTCATGGAGTTTGGCAACAACCCGGTATTGATGGGCACCGCCTTGCTGGCGTACGGCTTCGGCCTGCGCCACGCCGTGGACGCCGACCATATCGCCGCCATCGACAACGTCACCCGCAAACTGATGCAACAGGGGCAGCGCCCGATTGCCGTGGGCACCTGGTTCTCCCTGGGGCACTCCACCATTGTGGTGCTGGCCTCGTTTGCGATTGCCGCCACGGCCATGGCGTTCAAGGACGACATGCAGTGGTTCCATGAAACCGGAGGCCTGATCGGCACCCTGGTGTCCTCGGTGTTCCTGTTGCTGTTCGGCCTGCTCAACCTGGTGATCCTGATCTCGGTGTACAAGAAGTTCAAACAGGTCAAGGCCGGCCACACCCTGCTCCCCGAAGAACTGGACCTGATAGCCACCAACAAGGGCGGTCTGATGGCGCGGATCTTTGGCCGGGTGTTCAACCTCGTTAATAAAAGCTGGCACATGTACCCGGTGGGGTTCCTGTTCGGCCTGGGCTTCGACACCGCCACCGAAATCGGCCTGCTGGGCATCAGCGCCACCAGCGCCTCCCACGGCATCAGCCTGTGGTCGATCATGGTGTTCCCGGTGCTGTTCGCCGTGGGCATGGCCCTGATCGATTCACTGGACAACTTCGTGATGATCGGCGCCTACGGCTGGGCGTTCTCCAAACCGGTACGCAAGCTCTACTACAACATCACCATCACCGCCGCCTCGGTGGTGGTCGCGCTGTTTATCGGTGGCGTCGAAGCACTGGGGCTGATTGCCGAAAAGCTTGAGCTAACGGGCGGTATATGGACGCCGATCAATGCCATCAGTGAAAACTTCGGCGAAATTGGCTACTGGATCATTGGCATGTTTGTGCTGTGCTGGCTGATTTCAGCCCTCAACTACTACATCCGCGGTTATGACCAACTGGCTGCCAATCGCTGA
- the kch gene encoding voltage-gated potassium channel protein, producing MTLLQDVKNRITFAYGVALLVAINGFLMFLPVLQRGVAHANSTSGSFDTWKEALSFLALLEIPGFVVGFVLVLMSLGLLIKSRISWFFALLLLIATVCVDFFILKKPDGVTILSLVSIAVLAFYWRRFDHYSLATGSFFAVVSIASLIVYSTLGTLYIGDGFAPAVTDLPSAFYFAIVVMSTVGFGDIVPHTTDARFFTLTVIVLGITIFAISVASIAGPLISNNIQRIVKGRITHMSRKNHYILVGVGSLAQNVYKGLTDRGEHVTVVCAAGSQHDLPEKADIIEGDPSAAATLKTAGAADAKYIVTLCDSDAENVFTILAAKEVAGDETQIIALVNETRNMPKVKRVNPTMVLSLPLLGSELLVRTLQGDEINNDLITEMFFGKRTSLA from the coding sequence ATGACTTTATTACAGGACGTAAAAAATCGAATCACCTTTGCCTATGGGGTCGCCTTGCTGGTGGCCATCAATGGCTTCCTCATGTTCTTACCGGTGTTGCAACGCGGGGTTGCTCACGCCAATAGCACCTCAGGCTCATTTGATACCTGGAAGGAGGCCTTGAGTTTTCTGGCCTTGCTGGAAATCCCGGGGTTCGTGGTGGGCTTTGTGCTGGTGCTGATGTCGCTGGGGTTGTTGATCAAGTCCAGAATCAGCTGGTTTTTCGCGCTGTTGCTGTTGATCGCCACCGTCTGCGTTGACTTTTTCATCCTTAAAAAACCCGATGGCGTGACCATCCTTTCCCTGGTCTCGATTGCAGTACTGGCCTTCTATTGGCGCCGGTTTGACCACTACAGCCTGGCCACGGGCAGCTTCTTTGCGGTGGTGAGCATTGCCTCGCTGATTGTCTACAGCACCCTGGGCACGCTCTATATCGGCGACGGGTTTGCACCGGCGGTGACCGACCTGCCCTCGGCGTTCTACTTCGCCATCGTGGTCATGTCGACCGTGGGCTTTGGCGACATCGTCCCGCACACCACCGATGCCCGGTTCTTTACCCTGACCGTTATCGTGCTGGGCATCACCATCTTCGCGATCTCGGTGGCGTCCATTGCCGGCCCGCTGATCAGCAACAACATCCAACGAATCGTTAAAGGCAGGATTACCCACATGTCCCGTAAAAATCACTACATCCTCGTCGGCGTTGGCTCTCTGGCACAGAACGTCTACAAAGGCCTGACCGATCGCGGCGAACATGTCACCGTCGTCTGCGCCGCCGGCAGCCAGCACGACCTGCCCGAAAAGGCAGACATTATTGAGGGTGATCCGTCGGCAGCTGCAACCCTGAAAACTGCCGGCGCAGCGGATGCCAAATACATCGTGACCCTGTGCGACAGCGACGCCGAGAACGTGTTCACCATTCTGGCCGCCAAGGAAGTGGCCGGGGACGAAACCCAGATCATCGCGCTGGTCAACGAAACGCGGAACATGCCCAAGGTCAAACGCGTCAACCCGACCATGGTGCTGTCGTTGCCGCTGCTGGGCAGCGAGCTGCTGGTGCGTACCCTGCAGGGCGATGAGATCAACAACGACCTGATCACCGAGATGTTCTTCGGCAAGCGTACGTCGCTGGCGTAA
- the crcB gene encoding fluoride efflux transporter CrcB, whose product MLNMIILIFVGGAFGAMCREFVMLSVPRLADGFPMDIFVVNIVAAFLLGVATSLFKNNRINQYVHVMVGTGIMGGLSTFSSFVFGAVEMMNDPTGVFVSICYLVLSLVIGFAAVELGLLAGAKGTPAPDTSQ is encoded by the coding sequence ATGCTGAACATGATTATTCTGATTTTCGTCGGCGGCGCGTTTGGCGCCATGTGCCGCGAGTTTGTGATGCTGTCGGTGCCGCGTCTGGCCGATGGCTTTCCCATGGACATCTTTGTCGTCAATATCGTCGCCGCCTTCCTTCTGGGCGTGGCCACGTCGCTGTTCAAGAACAACCGGATCAATCAGTACGTACACGTGATGGTCGGCACCGGGATCATGGGCGGGCTTTCCACGTTCTCCAGTTTTGTGTTCGGCGCCGTTGAGATGATGAATGACCCGACCGGCGTATTTGTCTCCATCTGCTATCTGGTGCTCAGCCTGGTGATCGGTTTTGCAGCCGTTGAGCTGGGTTTGTTGGCCGGGGCCAAGGGCACGCCTGCCCCCGATACCTCGCAATAA
- the crcB gene encoding fluoride efflux transporter CrcB, with amino-acid sequence MTALDVFWVGLGGGLGSLLRWWIGLRVGQFYKGPFPLGTFLINVSGAFVIGYLSILFTVDWRDRYGDFLSAAVLTGILGGYTTFSSMQLDASKLAKAKDRAWAAGYLIISVLVGLAAAAFGAWLAR; translated from the coding sequence ATGACTGCGCTGGATGTTTTTTGGGTCGGACTGGGAGGCGGGCTGGGGTCGCTGCTGCGCTGGTGGATAGGCCTTCGCGTGGGCCAGTTTTATAAAGGTCCGTTCCCGCTGGGCACGTTTTTGATCAACGTCAGCGGCGCCTTTGTGATCGGGTACCTGAGCATCCTGTTTACCGTGGACTGGCGCGACCGCTATGGAGATTTCCTGAGTGCTGCCGTGCTCACCGGTATTCTTGGCGGCTACACCACTTTCAGCAGTATGCAGCTGGATGCTTCCAAACTGGCCAAAGCCAAGGATCGTGCCTGGGCGGCAGGCTATCTGATCATTTCGGTACTGGTCGGTCTGGCCGCCGCCGCATTCGGCGCCTGGCTGGCGCGCTGA
- a CDS encoding type II toxin-antitoxin system HigB family toxin: MRIVATSPLEKFWQQHPGSKQSFLCWIDQARQANWQTPVDIKAQFRQASILKSSRVVFNIKGNEYRLVVAVAYRYSALYIKFVGTHKQYDAIDADTVEME; encoded by the coding sequence ATGAGAATTGTTGCGACCAGTCCGCTCGAAAAATTTTGGCAACAGCATCCGGGCTCGAAACAGTCTTTCCTTTGCTGGATAGATCAGGCCAGGCAGGCCAACTGGCAAACACCCGTCGACATCAAGGCCCAGTTTCGCCAGGCCAGCATTCTCAAAAGCAGCAGAGTCGTATTCAACATCAAAGGTAACGAATATCGACTCGTGGTCGCTGTGGCTTACCGCTACAGCGCCCTTTACATCAAATTCGTCGGTACGCACAAACAGTACGACGCCATTGATGCTGATACCGTTGAAATGGAGTAA
- a CDS encoding helix-turn-helix domain-containing protein, with amino-acid sequence MNIRPIRTEQDYQDALKAVSPLFDKEPEPGTPQGDYFDVMITLIEAYEAKHFPIDLPNPIEAIRFRMEQSGLSPADLVPAIGRQNRVYEVLNGKRALTLPMIWKLHEMFGIPAESLIRPAKPEAARYPVTPAV; translated from the coding sequence ATGAATATTCGTCCAATCCGTACTGAACAAGACTACCAGGACGCCCTGAAGGCTGTTTCCCCTCTGTTCGACAAAGAACCGGAACCAGGCACACCGCAAGGCGACTACTTCGATGTCATGATCACCTTGATCGAAGCCTATGAAGCGAAGCACTTCCCCATAGACCTGCCCAACCCGATAGAGGCCATACGCTTCAGGATGGAGCAGTCCGGGCTGTCACCTGCCGATCTGGTGCCCGCTATCGGAAGGCAGAACCGGGTTTACGAGGTGCTCAATGGCAAGCGAGCATTGACGCTGCCCATGATTTGGAAACTGCATGAGATGTTTGGCATCCCGGCAGAAAGCTTGATCAGGCCGGCAAAACCCGAAGCCGCCAGGTATCCCGTCACCCCGGCGGTTTAA